From Chromohalobacter canadensis, one genomic window encodes:
- a CDS encoding sugar ABC transporter ATP-binding protein gives MAYLYVDHVGKTFPGVTALDDIELEIEMGKVHTLAGENGAGKSTLVKILTGTERPTSGRLIIDGEDAAEHSHLYKTVAYVPQEINLFTNLTVAENLFMPFSRSHHGGMIFRRRQLEREAQSWIERFNIAAQPSDKVGNISISDQQLLQIARACTNESMKILILDEPTSSLTETEVERVFRVVRDVVAKGCGVMFISHKFDEMFAISDTISVLRNGQKVDTQPVSQLDDKQLVKLMSGQEIKTDAQLQPDESDSAHEVLLEVVGLSGKRFEDVSFQLQRGEILGFAGLVGAGRSEVMQTLFGYLPARAGTLRVEGQEWQLGNTSKSVHNGLFYLSEERKYHGIFPGQSVRRNIGMALFSETAVRGFIDSRKERGRVSAIVRDYDIKTPTLNKDITFLSGGNQQKAIIGRAMACNPKVLIFDEPTKGIDLRTKMEIYRLMKELAERGVGIILVSSEMDELQRCANRIITMYEGHISGDFNIENATGADLVGAIHGHGGDGDAA, from the coding sequence ATGGCTTATTTGTATGTAGACCACGTAGGCAAGACCTTTCCTGGAGTGACGGCGCTGGATGATATCGAGCTCGAAATCGAGATGGGCAAGGTGCATACACTGGCTGGGGAGAATGGGGCAGGTAAGTCGACGCTGGTAAAGATTCTGACCGGTACTGAGCGTCCAACGTCAGGCAGGTTGATAATTGACGGCGAGGATGCTGCTGAACATTCGCATCTGTATAAGACCGTTGCCTATGTGCCTCAGGAAATCAACCTCTTCACTAATTTGACAGTGGCCGAGAACCTATTCATGCCTTTTTCCCGCTCGCATCATGGCGGCATGATCTTTCGGCGCCGCCAGTTGGAGCGGGAAGCACAATCCTGGATAGAGCGTTTCAATATCGCTGCCCAGCCTAGCGATAAGGTGGGCAACATCTCGATTTCCGACCAGCAGCTTCTGCAGATTGCGCGAGCCTGCACCAACGAATCGATGAAAATTTTGATACTCGATGAGCCGACTTCATCATTGACGGAAACTGAAGTCGAGCGAGTATTTCGTGTAGTGCGCGACGTGGTGGCGAAAGGTTGTGGGGTAATGTTCATTTCGCACAAATTCGATGAGATGTTTGCGATCAGTGACACTATAAGTGTACTTCGTAATGGGCAGAAGGTTGATACCCAACCCGTTTCACAGCTGGATGATAAGCAATTGGTTAAGCTGATGTCCGGTCAGGAAATTAAGACCGATGCTCAGCTGCAGCCGGATGAGAGTGATAGCGCTCATGAGGTTCTGCTCGAGGTGGTCGGATTAAGCGGTAAGAGGTTCGAGGACGTTTCGTTTCAACTGCAACGCGGCGAGATCTTGGGTTTTGCCGGGTTGGTGGGTGCCGGCCGTTCCGAAGTCATGCAGACGTTGTTCGGGTACCTTCCCGCCCGTGCCGGTACGTTACGAGTCGAAGGTCAGGAATGGCAGCTCGGTAATACAAGTAAGTCGGTTCATAATGGATTATTTTATCTTTCCGAAGAAAGAAAGTATCACGGTATTTTTCCTGGGCAGAGTGTGCGCCGAAACATCGGTATGGCACTGTTTAGCGAAACCGCAGTAAGAGGTTTTATTGATTCTCGTAAAGAACGTGGGCGAGTCAGCGCGATCGTCCGCGATTACGATATCAAGACGCCGACACTTAATAAGGATATTACTTTTTTATCCGGAGGGAATCAGCAGAAGGCGATCATTGGCCGGGCCATGGCGTGCAACCCCAAAGTGCTCATTTTTGATGAGCCTACCAAGGGAATCGACCTGCGTACCAAGATGGAGATTTATAGGTTGATGAAAGAGCTTGCCGAACGTGGCGTCGGTATCATTTTAGTATCGTCGGAGATGGATGAGCTCCAGCGCTGTGCCAATCGAATTATCACAATGTATGAAGGGCACATTAGTGGTGATTTCAACATTGAGAACGCTACTGGTGCCGACTTGGTTGGTGCCATTCATGGCCACGGAGGAGATGGTGATGCTGCGTAA
- a CDS encoding substrate-binding domain-containing protein — translation MKITKAGMVLALSVLTSVTLATTAQAADSPGTKTADSYRFVVVPKVVHPWFDKVNNGAQQAAAAIEAQTGAEVEIQYSAPQSASVSEQNQIIERAIATRPDGLIVDLLDPNGNRSVLRDAKSQGIPITLFDSSNPDGMHLTTVGSDFCEQANMAANRLVELLDGEGQVAIMMGVPTAPNHAERARCAQEVFDTAEGIEVVATGVDNDDISTAQQQASAIMQANPELDGWVASDAAGPIGIGQAIKEAGKTDKVKLVGLDDLSQMLELIKEGVADSSSASRPNMQGYWAVMNMWQDSTGAVTPNHIDTGNVMITPDNVDSYNKQ, via the coding sequence ATGAAAATCACCAAAGCCGGTATGGTGTTGGCGTTAAGTGTGCTGACTTCCGTAACGCTTGCTACTACAGCTCAGGCGGCCGATAGCCCGGGAACCAAAACTGCCGATAGCTACCGTTTCGTGGTGGTGCCCAAAGTGGTCCATCCATGGTTCGATAAGGTCAATAATGGCGCTCAGCAGGCCGCGGCGGCTATTGAAGCCCAAACCGGTGCTGAGGTCGAAATTCAGTATTCTGCCCCCCAAAGCGCCAGTGTCTCCGAGCAGAATCAGATCATCGAACGTGCTATTGCCACGCGTCCAGATGGCCTGATCGTGGACCTGCTGGATCCTAACGGCAACCGTAGTGTGCTGCGTGATGCCAAGAGCCAGGGAATCCCGATCACATTGTTCGACTCTAGTAATCCGGACGGCATGCACCTGACTACCGTGGGTAGTGACTTCTGTGAGCAGGCCAATATGGCAGCCAATCGTTTGGTGGAGCTGCTCGATGGAGAGGGCCAGGTGGCGATTATGATGGGTGTCCCCACGGCTCCCAACCATGCCGAACGTGCGCGTTGTGCACAGGAAGTATTCGATACTGCAGAGGGTATCGAGGTTGTGGCAACGGGGGTCGACAATGACGATATCAGCACGGCGCAGCAACAGGCTTCTGCGATCATGCAGGCGAATCCCGAGCTTGATGGCTGGGTAGCCTCTGATGCTGCTGGACCAATTGGTATCGGTCAGGCAATCAAAGAAGCTGGCAAGACAGACAAGGTCAAGCTAGTTGGCCTCGATGATCTCAGCCAAATGCTGGAACTTATCAAGGAAGGCGTAGCGGATTCCTCCTCAGCATCACGTCCCAACATGCAGGGATATTGGGCGGTAATGAACATGTGGCAGGACTCCACCGGCGCCGTCACACCTAATCATATCGATACCGGTAATGTGATGATCACGCCGGATAATGTCGACTCGTACAACAAGCAGTAA
- the rpiB gene encoding ribose 5-phosphate isomerase B, producing the protein MAEKWKVALGCDEAAYDMKQVLVAHIESLGYDVEDFGTHDAKPVLYPDVALEVAQAVSEGRVDRGVLICGTGIGVAVSANKVPGIRAAQAHDTYSAERARKSNDAQIVTMGARVIGLELAKMIAETFLSSEFSGGSSQAKVDRIAAYERDGR; encoded by the coding sequence ATGGCGGAGAAGTGGAAAGTTGCTCTCGGGTGTGATGAAGCGGCCTATGACATGAAGCAGGTACTGGTCGCGCACATCGAGTCATTGGGGTACGACGTTGAAGATTTCGGCACTCATGACGCCAAGCCGGTGCTGTATCCCGATGTGGCCCTTGAGGTGGCGCAGGCGGTCTCTGAGGGTCGGGTTGATCGCGGTGTACTGATATGCGGTACCGGGATAGGAGTGGCGGTTTCCGCCAACAAGGTGCCGGGTATTCGCGCGGCGCAGGCGCATGACACCTATTCTGCGGAGCGTGCGCGTAAGAGTAACGATGCGCAAATCGTCACTATGGGGGCTCGTGTCATTGGGCTCGAGTTGGCCAAAATGATTGCTGAGACCTTCCTGTCTAGTGAGTTTTCGGGTGGAAGCTCCCAGGCGAAGGTTGATCGCATCGCAGCATATGAGCGCGATGGTCGCTGA
- a CDS encoding dihydroxyacetone kinase family protein, whose amino-acid sequence MTRLHNDPVKFVEEAIEGFIAAHAQHVCQVPGGVIRNTRSEKGTVAVVIGGGSGHYPAFAGLVGQGLAHGAVIGNLFASPSAQQIYNVCKAANNGGGVLLSFGNYAGDVLHFGQARERLLREGIHCEIVAVTDDISSASLDELQKRRGIAGDLTVFKTAAAAAEEGYSLEEVVRVTRAANLRTRSMGVAFDGCTLPGADDALFHVPEDRMAVGMGIHGEPGISEQEVPSADELAELLVSHLLKEVPDVLVSANGSRAAVLLNGLGAIKYEELFVVYRRVNQLLKEAGIEIVEPEVGELVTSLDMAGTSLTLFWLDDELERLWRAPVDSPAYRKGNSKPVAQIDGSKLDTPVEDTIPPASEASSEAAHCISEALSTIRQLIDDHVDELGRLDAIAGDGDHGIGMQRGAVAASEAANKALSSNAGAGTLLNLSAKAWADRAGGTSGAIWGVILNALSVTFGDQDKPTADHYARALIKAKEDVMSFGKAKAGDKTLVDALIPFSQTLEQQVSSGDDLANAWDKASAAAAEAAEATADMIPQIGRARPLAEKSLGTPDPGAKSLAMIVGAVQNIIQSHQR is encoded by the coding sequence ATGACACGTCTGCATAACGACCCTGTGAAATTCGTCGAGGAAGCCATCGAAGGTTTCATCGCTGCACATGCGCAACACGTCTGCCAGGTTCCAGGCGGTGTCATCCGCAACACGCGTAGCGAAAAGGGAACTGTCGCCGTAGTTATCGGCGGCGGTTCTGGTCACTATCCGGCATTTGCCGGCCTTGTCGGGCAGGGGCTGGCCCACGGTGCAGTGATAGGCAACCTGTTTGCATCACCTTCTGCCCAACAGATCTATAACGTCTGCAAAGCAGCCAATAATGGTGGTGGAGTACTGCTAAGTTTCGGCAACTATGCAGGGGATGTGCTGCACTTCGGCCAGGCCCGCGAGCGCCTGCTTCGTGAGGGGATTCACTGTGAGATTGTGGCGGTCACTGACGACATCTCCAGTGCCAGCCTTGATGAGTTACAGAAGCGACGCGGCATTGCCGGTGACTTGACTGTATTTAAGACCGCCGCCGCTGCCGCAGAAGAAGGCTACTCGTTGGAAGAAGTTGTCCGAGTCACTCGTGCCGCAAATTTGCGCACCCGCTCAATGGGCGTAGCCTTCGATGGCTGCACCCTTCCGGGAGCTGACGACGCGCTGTTCCATGTCCCCGAGGACAGAATGGCCGTCGGCATGGGCATTCATGGCGAGCCGGGTATCAGCGAACAGGAAGTACCCAGTGCAGACGAACTTGCGGAGTTACTGGTCTCTCACCTGCTCAAGGAAGTCCCTGACGTCCTCGTCAGTGCTAACGGCTCAAGGGCAGCTGTCCTGCTGAACGGGCTGGGCGCAATCAAATATGAAGAGCTATTCGTTGTCTACCGCCGCGTAAATCAGCTCCTCAAAGAAGCAGGCATCGAAATCGTCGAGCCAGAGGTCGGAGAACTGGTCACCAGTCTGGACATGGCCGGCACATCGTTGACCCTGTTCTGGCTCGACGATGAGCTTGAGCGCTTGTGGCGGGCGCCTGTAGATAGCCCGGCCTACCGCAAGGGCAACTCGAAACCGGTCGCCCAGATCGATGGATCCAAGCTCGACACCCCAGTTGAGGACACCATCCCCCCGGCCAGCGAGGCTTCTAGCGAAGCCGCCCATTGCATCAGCGAGGCTCTGAGCACCATTCGCCAACTCATCGATGACCATGTCGATGAGCTCGGACGCCTGGATGCCATTGCCGGAGATGGAGATCACGGTATCGGCATGCAACGCGGCGCCGTGGCAGCATCAGAGGCCGCCAACAAGGCGCTAAGCAGCAATGCCGGCGCCGGCACCTTGTTAAATCTTTCCGCAAAGGCCTGGGCTGACCGCGCAGGCGGTACGTCCGGAGCAATCTGGGGCGTCATACTTAACGCCTTGAGCGTTACTTTCGGCGACCAAGACAAGCCAACAGCTGACCATTACGCTCGCGCACTTATCAAAGCCAAAGAAGATGTCATGAGCTTTGGCAAAGCCAAGGCTGGTGACAAGACACTGGTCGATGCACTGATCCCTTTCAGTCAAACGCTTGAGCAGCAGGTCAGCAGCGGTGATGATTTGGCAAACGCCTGGGACAAAGCCTCTGCGGCAGCCGCCGAAGCGGCCGAGGCAACAGCAGACATGATCCCTCAGATTGGGCGCGCCCGCCCGCTTGCCGAGAAGAGCCTTGGAACACCTGATCCGGGCGCCAAGTCTCTCGCCATGATCGTGGGTGCCGTTCAAAATATAATTCAAAGTCACCAACGTTAG
- a CDS encoding triose-phosphate isomerase family protein, with product MQRSTITLGISFKMYFGYAQTLTWCREIAASLEKHPAVLDGRVSLFVLPSFPAIAPVLNIFNDTPVGVGGQNLYQSAYGAYTGEVSGAMLAEMGCRYVEIGHAERMRLFGEDIETVATKVQVALAHQLIPVLCIGEAECGAPEAAIANCRAQIDSALSLATPEQCQQPIIIAYEPHWAIGASEPASLEHIATVCQGLREHMNSHPAASIIYGGSAGPNLLTKLAGQADGLFLGRFAHDPAAYNTIVNEASILVASH from the coding sequence ATGCAACGCTCTACCATTACGCTGGGCATCAGTTTCAAGATGTACTTTGGTTATGCTCAGACGCTGACATGGTGCCGCGAGATTGCCGCTTCATTGGAAAAACATCCGGCTGTGCTCGATGGTCGGGTATCGTTGTTTGTACTGCCCAGCTTCCCCGCAATAGCGCCGGTACTCAATATTTTTAACGACACCCCAGTCGGCGTTGGCGGCCAAAACCTCTATCAATCAGCCTACGGCGCCTATACAGGTGAAGTGAGTGGCGCCATGCTGGCTGAAATGGGGTGCCGCTATGTCGAGATCGGACATGCCGAGCGCATGCGACTCTTCGGAGAAGATATCGAAACCGTGGCTACCAAGGTACAGGTGGCGTTGGCACACCAACTGATACCGGTACTCTGCATCGGTGAAGCTGAATGTGGCGCGCCAGAAGCGGCAATCGCGAATTGCCGTGCACAGATCGACAGTGCACTATCATTGGCCACGCCGGAACAATGCCAACAGCCGATCATCATCGCTTATGAGCCACACTGGGCAATCGGCGCTTCAGAACCAGCATCACTTGAGCACATTGCTACGGTCTGTCAGGGCCTACGCGAGCATATGAACTCACACCCCGCAGCCAGCATCATCTATGGCGGCAGTGCCGGCCCCAACTTATTGACCAAGCTAGCAGGGCAGGCTGACGGGTTATTCCTGGGACGCTTTGCTCACGATCCGGCCGCATATAACACCATCGTTAACGAGGCCTCGATACTTGTCGCCTCGCACTGA